In uncultured Methanobrevibacter sp., the genomic window TATTTTCCTTGTCATAACCAGCCAAAATATCCAAAATATCTTCTTTTTTAACTTCTCCCATTATATCTTCTCCTAAAAGAATGATAATATTATATATATTTTATCGAATTTATAATATTTTTTATTTGATAACATTAAAAATAATGAAAAACAAATAATTATTTGAATTTAATAGGATAAGATAAAATGTTAATCGGTTTAATTTCAGATACCCATATACCAGATAGAGCAAAGCAACTACCCCAAAATGTGCTCGATGCATTTAGCAATGTTGATTTAATATTACACGCAGGAGATTTGACTTCTCTTGAAGTTATTGAAGAATTAGAAGAAATAGCTCCAGTGATGGCAGTTCAGGGAAATATGGATAGAGTCGGTGGAATTAAACTACCTAAAGCAAAAATAGTTGAAGCTGAAGGGCTTAAAATTGGAATAGTTCATGGAGAAGTATATCCCAGAGGAGACACCCAGCAACTGGTATACCTTGCAAAGGAACTGGGCGCAGACATTTTAGTTTCAGGCCATTCACATCAACCAAAAATAGAACAAACCGACGGAGTGCTGTTAATCAATCCAGGAAGTCCAATTGTTCCTAGACTTGCAGACAGAACAGTAATGCTACTTGAAATCAATAATAAAGAAGTGGATGTTGAAATTGTTAAAATTGGAGCTCCGGTTTGCAGCGCACTTGACTTTGACAAATTTAAGAGGGATTAAAATGGGAAGCAAATGGCAAATGGAAAAACACAATGACCCCTATTATAAAAAAGCTAAAAAGGAAGATTATCGCTCACGTGCATCATATAAACTTAAACAGCTGGATAAAAAATTCAAATTGTTAAAGGAAGGAAACACAGTTGTTGACCTTGGAGCCGCACCAGGAGGATGGTCACAGGTTGCTCTTGAAAAGGTAGGTGAAGAGGGAATAGTAGTCGGAGTCGATTTAAACAGATTTAAGAAATTCCATGAAGAGAACTACTATGGAATTAGAGGAGATTTTACAACACCAGAAGTGCAGGAAAAGATTATGGAAATCATTGGAGGGAAAGCAGATGTGGTAATGTCTGACGCATCACCTTCATTATCCGGAATAAAAAATATCGACCAGTTAAGGTCAATTGATTTAACAAACACAGTAATCGAAATAGCAGAAAATATACTGGAGCGCAAAGGAAACCTTGTTATGAAAGTTTTTCAGGGTCCCGAATATAAAGCCATGTTA contains:
- a CDS encoding metallophosphoesterase — encoded protein: MLIGLISDTHIPDRAKQLPQNVLDAFSNVDLILHAGDLTSLEVIEELEEIAPVMAVQGNMDRVGGIKLPKAKIVEAEGLKIGIVHGEVYPRGDTQQLVYLAKELGADILVSGHSHQPKIEQTDGVLLINPGSPIVPRLADRTVMLLEINNKEVDVEIVKIGAPVCSALDFDKFKRD
- a CDS encoding RlmE family RNA methyltransferase codes for the protein MGSKWQMEKHNDPYYKKAKKEDYRSRASYKLKQLDKKFKLLKEGNTVVDLGAAPGGWSQVALEKVGEEGIVVGVDLNRFKKFHEENYYGIRGDFTTPEVQEKIMEIIGGKADVVMSDASPSLSGIKNIDQLRSIDLTNTVIEIAENILERKGNLVMKVFQGPEYKAMLDSLKGKFRKVKTTKPASSRKKSSEMYVVGLEYKGKKNRKEK